A portion of the Magnolia sinica isolate HGM2019 chromosome 17, MsV1, whole genome shotgun sequence genome contains these proteins:
- the LOC131231120 gene encoding protein TAPETUM DETERMINANT 1-like: MSAFHVFFTYLMLVIFLGSNAGLHAAIGAPNMLQKHVHEDTPSTPSQTVLESKAAYSEKRKIMPNGKCTNRDISISQSKGSSTGIPQYIVQIVNTCMSGCAPSDIHLHCGWFASARIVNPRTFKRLSFDDCLVNGGRPLRSSQVIRFTYYNSFMYPLAFKSATFC, encoded by the exons ATGAGTGCTTTTCATGTGTTCTTCACCTACTTGATGTTGGTCATTTTCTTAGGCAGCAATGCTGGCTTGCATGCAG CCATAGGAGCTCCAAACATGTTACAAAAACATGTGCATGAAGATActccatccacaccatcacaaacaGTACTGGAATCAAAAGCAGCTTATTCAGAGAAGAGGAAGATAATGCCAAATG GGAAATGTACAAACAGAGATATTAGCATCTCCCAAAGCAAAGGCTCATCAACAGGGATCCCACAATACATAGTTCAGATTGTCAACACCTGCATGTCTGGCTGTGCACCATCCGACATACACCTGCACTGTGGCTGGTTTGCTTCTGCAAGGATAGTAAACCCAAGAACATTCAAGAGGCTGTCTTTTGATGATTGCTTGGTGAATGGAGGAAGGCCTTTGAGGAGTAGCCAGGTCATCCGTTTCACCTACTACAACTCCTTCATGTATCCTCTTGCATTCAAATCTGCAACGttctgctga